The stretch of DNA AAAATTGGCCAGCACCGGATTTTCTCCCAAAGTTGTTAAATGATAACGCACCAGAATTTCAATCTTCTGCCATGCGTTATCACAATCATTGGTCAGCGCCTCAATATCAACGATAAGGCGATTGATCTTTTCCTGAAAAACCGAGACCAGAACCTCTTCTTTATTGGCAAAATAAAGGTAGATGGTGCCATCGGCAACCCCGGCCTTCTTGGCGATCTTCGCCACCTGGCAATCATGATAACCATATTCGGAAAAAGCTTCCAGCGCCGCTTCTATTATCGCCAGATACTTGGCTCGTTTCCGCGGATCGTCCGACACGCCGGAACCCTTACCGGACACCGCCGAAACCCTACTCTTCATAAAGAGCATCCAGTTCTTTCTGAAATTTGGCGGTTACGATTTTACGCCGAAGTTTCAGGGTCGGCGTCACTTCATTTTTGTCCATTGTAAATTCACTATCCAAGGTGACGAATTTCTTGATCTGTTCATAAGAGGGAATATTGTTTTCCTGATGCACCTTTTCAATACGCCGGCCCAGCATGGCGCGAATCTCCGGATTTTCAAGCAAGCCTTTGCGGTCGGTGAAAAGGATATCATTTTTCAAAGCATATTCCTCGACCTTCTCGAAATCCGGAACCAGCAGGGCGGAGATGAATTTCCGGCGATCACCATAGAGCATGGCCTCGGTTATGTACTTATCCATCTTGAGCAGATTTTCAAGATGTTGCGGCGCGATATTCTTGCCGCCGGCGGTAACGATCAGATCCTTTTTGCGATCCGTAATTTTAAGATAATTTTCGGCATCAAGCACCCCGACATCGCCGGTATGAAACCAACCGTCGACAAAGGCTTCATCGGTGGCCGCCTGGTTTTTATAATAGCCCAGGGCAATGTTCGGACCTTTGGCGATAATTTCACCATCCGCCGCGATTTTCAAATCAACCCCCTCAAGAAC from Pseudomonadota bacterium encodes:
- a CDS encoding TetR/AcrR family transcriptional regulator, yielding MKSRVSAVSGKGSGVSDDPRKRAKYLAIIEAALEAFSEYGYHDCQVAKIAKKAGVADGTIYLYFANKEEVLVSVFQEKINRLIVDIEALTNDCDNAWQKIEILVRYHLTTLGENPVLANFLQIQLRQSNPSIRHGIAGPLRNFYRLIEGFVGEGQAQGVIDAKVNVKIARKVIFGSIDEVVSCWVLSRRRYDLKAMVDGILYVLGRGLRSDGRTPGGSQ